The proteins below are encoded in one region of Triticum aestivum cultivar Chinese Spring chromosome 1B, IWGSC CS RefSeq v2.1, whole genome shotgun sequence:
- the LOC123121722 gene encoding 40S ribosomal protein S17-4 produces MGRVRTKTVKKTSRQVIEKYYSRMTLDFHTNKKVLEEVSILQSKRLRNKVAGFTTHLMRRIQRGPVRGISLKLQEEERERRMDFVPEKSALEVDEIRVDKETMDMLAFLGMADLPGVERAPEVTSSAAPYRQPFNGPRGGNRA; encoded by the coding sequence ATGGGTCGCGTCCGCACCAAGACCGTGAAGAAGACCTCCCGCCAGGTCATCGAGAAGTACTATTCTCGGATGACCCTCGACTTCCACACCAACAAGAAGGTGCTCGAGGAGGTCTCCATCCTCCAGTCGAAGCGCCTCCGCAACAAGGTGGCCGGCTTCACCACCCATCTGATGCGCCGCATCCAGCGCGGCCCCGTGCGCGGCATCTCCCTCAAGCTGCAGGAGGAGGAGCGTGAGCGCCGCATGGACTTCGTGCCGGAGAAGTCGGCGCTCGAGGTCGACGAGATCCGCGTCGACAAGGAGACCATGGACATGCTGGCGTTCCTCGGCATGGCCGACCTCCCCGGCGTCGAGCGCGCCCCCGAAgtcacctcctccgccgccccctACCGCCAGCCGTTCAACGGGCCCCGTGGTGGCAACCGCGCCTAG